From Mesorhizobium sp. AR02, a single genomic window includes:
- the phnN gene encoding phosphonate metabolism protein/1,5-bisphosphokinase (PRPP-forming) PhnN, whose amino-acid sequence MKLSGGFVLVVGPSGAGKDTLIDFARVRLRAVPRIHFVRRIISRPASIGEDHEPVDTIEFDRRAREGGFSLHWQAHGLSYGIPSDINEWLERGDVVVANGSRAILPEARRKYPQLLVVNITAPMDVLALRLVERGRENLESIRQRLLRSEQQSIEGGDVLHIDNSGQLEIAGERLLAVLTAQLGVTI is encoded by the coding sequence ATGAAATTGTCTGGCGGCTTTGTCCTTGTCGTCGGTCCCAGCGGCGCCGGCAAGGATACCCTTATCGACTTTGCGCGCGTTCGACTTCGGGCCGTTCCGCGTATTCACTTCGTACGCCGGATCATCAGCCGCCCGGCAAGTATCGGCGAGGATCACGAACCTGTCGATACGATCGAATTCGACCGTCGTGCTCGCGAAGGTGGGTTCTCGCTCCATTGGCAGGCGCACGGCCTTTCCTACGGAATCCCATCGGACATCAACGAATGGCTCGAACGCGGCGATGTCGTGGTAGCCAATGGCTCTCGAGCCATCCTGCCGGAAGCGCGGAGGAAATACCCGCAATTGCTCGTCGTCAATATTACCGCGCCCATGGACGTTTTGGCGTTGCGTCTGGTCGAACGGGGGCGGGAAAATCTGGAGAGCATCAGGCAGCGGCTGCTTCGGAGCGAACAGCAAAGCATCGAAGGTGGAGATGTGCTGCATATCGACAATTCCGGTCAGCTGGAGATTGCCGGAGAACGCCTCCTTGCCGTGCTCACCGCACAACTTGGCGTGACCATATGA
- a CDS encoding DUF1045 domain-containing protein → MSIAQPSERRHAIYYSPSPRHPLATAAVHWLGRDPFGSIYATDAAQPEGETVLTSEPRRYGFHATLKAPFRLREDTSVEELEHALGSFAASRPPCPIGSLKIDLIGGFFALVPVYPIPTLRGFAAQIVEEFDRFRAPMDAGELERRMSRQLDEVEMTNLVTWGYPYVLDRFRFHMTLTDRVPEDGRAATRARLKERFEPFLSEDYHIDTLSLFVQEHRGADFAVRSQFALKTGAALMSVV, encoded by the coding sequence ATGAGTATTGCTCAACCGAGTGAACGCCGACACGCAATATATTACTCGCCAAGCCCCAGACACCCGCTGGCTACGGCGGCCGTGCATTGGCTTGGTCGGGATCCGTTTGGAAGTATTTATGCCACCGACGCTGCCCAACCCGAGGGCGAAACAGTTCTCACCTCGGAGCCGCGCCGCTATGGTTTCCACGCCACGCTCAAAGCACCGTTCCGATTAAGAGAAGATACTTCGGTCGAGGAACTAGAACACGCTCTCGGCAGCTTTGCTGCGTCCCGGCCGCCCTGCCCGATCGGATCTTTGAAAATCGATCTGATTGGTGGCTTCTTCGCACTCGTGCCCGTTTACCCGATCCCAACCTTGCGCGGTTTTGCGGCGCAGATCGTTGAAGAATTCGATCGGTTCCGCGCGCCGATGGATGCAGGCGAACTCGAGCGGCGCATGAGCCGCCAGCTCGACGAGGTCGAGATGACTAACCTCGTAACCTGGGGCTACCCCTACGTCTTGGACCGGTTTCGCTTCCACATGACCTTGACCGATCGCGTGCCCGAAGACGGGCGCGCAGCAACGCGGGCGCGCCTCAAGGAGAGGTTCGAGCCGTTTCTATCCGAAGATTACCATATCGATACCCTGTCGCTCTTCGTGCAGGAACACCGTGGCGCCGATTTCGCGGTCCGATCGCAGTTCGCACTGAAGACCGGCGCGGCCCTTATGTCGGTGGTTTGA
- a CDS encoding ABC transporter permease, which produces MTQMATVAARSMPSWRRVARRFPPSVLLAVLWIAVMGVIALLANHLAPFDIAATDLRARLRPPVFLVGGDWTHPLGTDQLGRDTLSRLCSSIRTSMTIGLISTFIAAAIGIGLGFLAAHSRGRLEQIILMLIDAQAAIPFMIVALAVLAFFGNSLVLFTVLLGFFGWERIARLCRGLALSASEQGYTIAVRDIGASPMRVYALHILPNVASSVIVAMTLNLPEVILLETSLSFLGLGVQPPLSSLGNMLGAARDYMEGAPWLVFIPSAVIMLTALSISVIGDWLRDRADPTNESGH; this is translated from the coding sequence ATGACCCAGATGGCTACGGTTGCGGCTCGCTCTATGCCCAGTTGGCGCCGCGTGGCGCGGCGTTTTCCTCCTTCAGTGCTCCTCGCCGTTCTCTGGATCGCGGTCATGGGTGTAATCGCGCTGTTGGCAAACCATCTCGCTCCCTTTGACATAGCGGCGACGGATTTGCGTGCACGCCTTCGCCCTCCCGTTTTCCTGGTCGGGGGAGACTGGACGCATCCTCTTGGAACCGACCAGTTGGGCCGCGATACGCTTTCGCGTCTGTGTTCGTCGATCCGAACGAGCATGACGATCGGGCTAATTTCGACATTCATCGCGGCTGCCATTGGAATCGGTCTCGGGTTCCTTGCAGCCCACAGCCGGGGTCGTCTCGAACAGATCATCCTGATGCTGATCGATGCTCAAGCCGCCATTCCCTTCATGATCGTCGCGCTCGCCGTTCTCGCCTTTTTCGGCAACAGTCTCGTCCTTTTCACGGTGCTCCTGGGCTTTTTTGGCTGGGAGCGCATCGCCCGCCTCTGCCGCGGACTGGCTCTGTCAGCATCCGAGCAGGGCTATACAATTGCAGTACGGGATATCGGTGCTTCGCCTATGCGCGTGTATGCGCTTCACATCCTCCCTAACGTTGCCTCCAGCGTGATCGTCGCTATGACGCTCAATCTGCCTGAAGTCATCTTGCTCGAAACGAGCCTGTCATTCCTTGGACTTGGTGTGCAGCCACCGCTATCGAGCCTTGGCAACATGCTTGGAGCTGCGCGTGATTATATGGAAGGGGCGCCTTGGCTGGTCTTCATCCCGAGCGCCGTTATCATGCTCACTGCGTTATCGATTTCCGTTATCGGTGATTGGCTGCGGGACCGGGCCGATCCCACCAACGAAAGCGGCCATTGA
- a CDS encoding Lrp/AsnC family transcriptional regulator, producing the protein MVRSHSAKRSVDLDEFDLAILDIVQRDRETPLRVIAERVNRSTAAVQRRLRRLEEVGVITAHVALVDSTLVGKPITVIVEVHIDRVQLDLLNEIKRRFSGPEVQQCYYVAGEADFVLILSVATMEEYNCVVHRLFYTSEDVKWFRSTVVMDRVKVGLTIPLATE; encoded by the coding sequence ATGGTGAGATCACACAGTGCGAAGAGGTCAGTCGATCTCGACGAATTTGATCTGGCTATTTTAGATATTGTGCAGCGGGACAGGGAAACTCCGCTCCGCGTTATCGCTGAACGTGTGAACCGCTCTACTGCGGCGGTCCAGCGCCGCCTTCGTAGATTGGAGGAAGTTGGCGTCATCACCGCACACGTTGCGCTCGTCGACTCAACCTTGGTGGGAAAACCCATTACAGTGATCGTGGAAGTCCACATAGATCGAGTGCAGCTAGACCTGCTAAACGAAATCAAAAGACGGTTCTCTGGCCCTGAAGTGCAGCAATGCTACTATGTAGCCGGCGAAGCGGACTTCGTTCTCATCTTGTCGGTAGCAACGATGGAGGAATATAACTGTGTCGTACATCGACTGTTTTACACGAGCGAAGACGTAAAATGGTTTCGCTCCACGGTGGTGATGGATCGGGTCAAGGTTGGCCTTACTATTCCATTGGCCACTGAATGA